A genomic region of Sulfobacillus acidophilus DSM 10332 contains the following coding sequences:
- a CDS encoding hypothetical protein (PFAM: DsrE/DsrF-like family~COGs: COG2210 conserved hypothetical protein~KEGG: dbr:Deba_2661 hypothetical protein~SPTR: Putative uncharacterized protein), whose product MQDRLAIVCSKGTLDMAYPPFVLATAAAAMDMECMLFFTFWGLDIINRHKIDSLEISIASNPGMPALAKVAGVVPGGTHMVSTMMKSQFAKSNVMSIREFVGTAKEMGVHMVACQMSMDVMGVKREDLIPEVEDVVGAATFLDFAREAKISLFV is encoded by the coding sequence ATGCAAGACCGATTGGCCATTGTGTGTTCCAAGGGCACGCTGGATATGGCATATCCTCCCTTTGTGCTGGCGACGGCCGCAGCCGCGATGGACATGGAGTGTATGCTGTTTTTTACCTTTTGGGGATTAGACATCATTAACCGCCATAAAATTGACTCGCTGGAAATTTCTATTGCGTCCAATCCCGGCATGCCTGCTCTGGCGAAAGTCGCGGGTGTGGTGCCCGGGGGGACCCATATGGTGAGCACCATGATGAAAAGTCAGTTTGCCAAATCGAATGTGATGAGCATTCGGGAGTTTGTGGGAACCGCCAAAGAGATGGGGGTCCACATGGTCGCTTGCCAGATGTCGATGGACGTCATGGGCGTCAAGCGGGAAGACCTGATACCGGAAGTGGAAGATGTGGTAGGGGCCGCGACGTTTCTGGATTTTGCCCGCGAGGCGAAAATCAGCCTCTTTGTCTAG
- a CDS encoding hypothetical protein (COGs: COG1150 Heterodisulfide reductase subunit C~KEGG: bts:Btus_2498 hypothetical protein~SPTR: Putative uncharacterized protein): MPSNLYQDVPYEEKQRLFEQVKADPRYKDYLYGCYECGICVAACPSARFYDFSPRKIAQTLAREDIELFYEQLNDDVWNCSQCFSCLRCPRQNNPGGLITIMREVAVNNGLKTTKEALAGYTRIIYKIMTTGTQVSPDMLQEDAFPDWGPQVKEVAQNLELWRRALPPETLHTTGLSWQVEERTMLELYTIWKLTGVLDMITELDEGLHDIMEEVMDDALEESGFQVQ, translated from the coding sequence TTGCCGTCAAACCTGTATCAAGACGTGCCGTATGAAGAGAAACAGCGCTTATTTGAACAGGTCAAGGCTGATCCGCGCTACAAAGACTACTTGTACGGCTGTTATGAATGCGGCATTTGCGTGGCGGCTTGCCCCTCGGCCCGGTTTTATGATTTTTCCCCACGCAAAATTGCCCAGACTCTCGCTCGTGAGGACATTGAATTATTTTACGAACAGTTGAATGACGACGTGTGGAATTGCTCGCAATGTTTTTCCTGCTTGCGGTGTCCCCGACAAAACAACCCCGGCGGACTAATCACCATTATGCGCGAAGTGGCCGTCAATAACGGACTGAAAACCACAAAAGAGGCGCTGGCCGGCTACACGCGGATTATCTACAAGATTATGACCACCGGTACTCAGGTCTCCCCGGATATGTTACAAGAAGACGCGTTTCCTGATTGGGGCCCCCAGGTTAAGGAAGTGGCCCAAAATCTGGAACTTTGGCGTCGTGCTTTGCCTCCCGAAACCTTACACACCACCGGACTCTCCTGGCAAGTGGAAGAACGCACCATGTTAGAGCTCTATACCATTTGGAAACTGACCGGGGTACTCGATATGATTACCGAACTGGATGAGGGGCTACACGACATCATGGAAGAAGTGATGGACGACGCGCTGGAAGAAAGCGGGTTTCAAGTCCAGTAA